One Thermoflexus sp. genomic window carries:
- a CDS encoding CPBP family intramembrane glutamic endopeptidase has product MRTSLPIRYLLFPFISIIATAVTFFGIYTAGYMAGLPPERAALAVGIRDPGVFSVLIYALWAAVTAWALVRILRSEGVGLPDLGWRGKLSLEAVGLAALAAVAAEMLWFPFDAARQTLGIPLYWDPARRGFVQPASTLEFVWIVLAGLILVPPAEETMFRGYVLQALEGRIGRLRALLLHNLLFALYHGGIGPGLVLYVFFWSFFPALLYMRYRSVYPCILMHFLNNLWVDIAVPLLFLR; this is encoded by the coding sequence ATGCGCACGTCCCTTCCGATCCGGTATCTTCTCTTCCCCTTCATCAGCATCATCGCCACGGCCGTGACCTTCTTCGGCATCTACACGGCAGGCTACATGGCAGGCCTTCCCCCGGAGAGAGCGGCCCTTGCCGTGGGTATCCGGGATCCCGGCGTGTTCAGTGTGCTGATCTACGCCCTGTGGGCGGCGGTCACCGCGTGGGCCCTCGTGCGGATCCTCCGTTCGGAAGGCGTGGGGCTTCCGGATCTGGGATGGCGGGGGAAGCTTTCTCTGGAGGCCGTGGGATTGGCCGCTTTGGCCGCGGTGGCCGCGGAAATGCTCTGGTTCCCCTTCGATGCGGCGCGGCAGACCCTCGGGATCCCCCTTTACTGGGATCCCGCGCGCCGGGGTTTCGTCCAGCCGGCCTCCACCCTGGAGTTCGTCTGGATCGTCCTGGCCGGCCTGATCCTGGTGCCGCCGGCGGAGGAGACCATGTTCCGGGGATATGTGCTCCAGGCGCTGGAAGGTCGGATCGGACGTCTCAGGGCATTGCTCCTGCACAACCTGCTCTTCGCCCTCTATCACGGGGGCATCGGGCCTGGGCTGGTCCTGTATGTCTTCTTCTGGTCCTTCTTTCCCGCCCTGCTCTACATGCGCTATCGATCGGTGTATCCCTGCATCCTGATGCACTTCCTGAACAACCTGTGGG
- a CDS encoding transcriptional regulator → MEILDLNPIIHERVRLGIMTLLLQAGELDFQTLKRELGVTDGNLAQHLRVLEEHGLIRVHKAFAGRRPRTTYALTPEGRRRLQVYLDRLGRILKSARRKRGAA, encoded by the coding sequence ATGGAGATCCTGGATCTGAATCCGATCATCCACGAGCGGGTGCGCCTGGGGATCATGACGCTGCTCCTTCAGGCTGGGGAGCTGGACTTCCAGACCCTGAAGCGGGAGCTGGGCGTCACGGACGGCAACCTGGCCCAGCACCTGCGGGTGCTGGAGGAGCACGGCCTGATCCGGGTGCACAAGGCTTTTGCAGGCCGGCGGCCCCGCACGACCTATGCCCTCACGCCGGAGGGGCGCCGCCGCCTGCAGGTCTACCTGGATCGCCTGGGCCGGATCCTGAAATCCGCGCGGCGCAAACGCGGAGCAGCGTGA